The Vicia villosa cultivar HV-30 ecotype Madison, WI linkage group LG1, Vvil1.0, whole genome shotgun sequence genome includes a region encoding these proteins:
- the LOC131632141 gene encoding scopoletin glucosyltransferase-like, with product MDTEGEEKALKIYFVPYLAPGHMIPICDIATLFASRRQHVTIITTPSNAQILRKSIPLNQQLRLHTVPFPSQEVGLPDGVESLSSATNPDNLVKIHQATTLLQPPIQQFVEEHPPDCIVADFLFPWVDELANKLQIPRLAFNGFSLFAICAIESVKANSLYESSCYVIPDLPHSISMNATPPKVMSELLEALLETVFKSNGIIVNSFAELDGEDYIKHYEKTTGHKAWHLGPASLIRRTLQEKSERGEQSVVNMHECLSWLDSKRVNSVLYICFGSLCHFEDKQLYEISCAVEASGHEFVWVVPEKKGKEEESEEEKEKWLPKGFEERIITKKKGFIIKGWAPQVMILNHRSVGAFMTHCGWNSTVEAVSAGVPMITWPVHGEQFYNEKLITQVQGIGVEVGAGEWSMMGFGEREKIVSRESIEKAVRRLMDGGDEAEKIIQSALEFGDKAKMAVQEGGSSHVNLTLLIDELLQLRNRKFLE from the coding sequence ATGGATACGGAAGGAGAAGAGAAAGCCCTTAAAATCTACTTCGTACCATACTTAGCACCTGGTCATATGATCCCTATATGCGACATAGCAACTCTCTTTGCATCCCGCCGTCAACATGTCACCATCATTACCACACCTTCCAACGCTCAAATCCTTCGTAAATCCATCCCTTTAAACCAACAACTCCGTCTTCACACCGTTCCGTTTCCTTCCCAGGAAGTTGGCCTCCCTGACGGCGTTGAAAGCCTCTCCTCCGCCACTAACCCTGATAACCTCGTTAAAATCCACCAAGCCACCACTCTTCTCCAACCACCCATTCAACAGTTTGTGGAGGAGCACCCACCTGACTGCATCGTGGCGGATTTCTTGTTTCCGTGGGTTGATGAGCTTGCAAACAAGCTTCAAATTCCTAGACTCGCTTTCAACGGTTTCTCACTCTTTGCTATATGTGCCATTGAATCTGTTAAAGCAAACTCTCTTTATGAATCTTCATGTTATGTAATTCCTGACCTTCCTCATTCTATCTCCATGAACGCAACACCGCCGAAGGTAATGAGTGAACTGTTGGAAGCGCTTTTGGAAACGGTGTTCAAAAGTAATGGAATCATTGTGAACAGTTTCGCTGAACTTGACGGTGAAGACTACATCAAACACTACGAGAAAACCACTGGTCACAAAGCTTGGCATCTTGGTCCAGCTTCTCTTATTCGTAGAACACTTCAAGAGAAATCAGAGAGAGGAGAACAGAGCGTGGTGAACATGCATGAGTGCTTGAGTTGGCTCGACTCAAAGCGAGTTAACTCGGTGTTGTATATATGCTTTGGAAGTTTGTGCCATTTCGAAGATAAGCAGCTTTACGAAATCTCATGTGCTGTTGAAGCATCAGGTCACGAATTCGTGTGGGTTGTTCCTGAGAAGAAAGGGAAGGAAGAGGAgagtgaagaagagaaagaaaagtgGTTGCCGAAGGGATTTGAAGAGAGAATAATTACGAAGAAGAAGGGTTTTATTATTAAGGGGTGGGCACCACAGGTTATGATTCTGAACCACCGTTCTGTGGGTGCGTTCATGACGCATTGTGGGTGGAACTCAACCGTGGAGGCTGTTAGTGCGGGGGTTCCGATGATAACATGGCCGGTGCATGGTGAGCAATTTTACAATGAGAAGTTGATAACGCAGGTGCAGGGGATTGGGGTGGAGGTGGGTGCAGGTGAGTGGAGCATGATGGGGTTTGGGGAGAGAGAAAAGATTGTGAGTAGAGAGAGTATCGAGAAGGCTGTGAGGAGGTTAATGGATGGTGGTGATGAAGCTGAGAAAATCATACAGAGTGCTCTAGAGTTTGGGGATAAGGCTAAAATGGCAGTTCAGGAAGGTGGTTCTTCTCACGTGAATTTAACGCTGTTGATTGATGAGCTTCTACAATTGAGGAACCGCAAGTTTCTAGAGTAa